The proteins below are encoded in one region of Colletotrichum lupini chromosome 5, complete sequence:
- a CDS encoding chitin synthase: protein MGPLDIHGASAGAFAQVVLFSYSSCKNAMPGLSSAKPQLPQSVDIRLWGSPGKKERTTVPVRYNTTYVAKAGKQAGEGCRSDFSFSHAAPSPCTLKLSARCRVPILIFAHLSPVGPILELFSSILTTSAILSTWRFHARSHLAAGFWFPPSKAASPSGPFFNHLLPHPASPPSPLLLLLPPSPPSIFTSFSFFSSFASPIVTGVVAFLAAHLSNLQRLSIMAYRGGHENDYDGGHNMQDLPPGSGRGYHLPPQDEGVDEAGQSLLRDPHAPAPYESHLGTGETPGRPVSAYSLTESYAPGAGARTPVPGETAFASGYSNELDSDAGGFGYGNRPPSTVDADESWTRRQQPGNQGGGLKRYATRKIKLTQGSVLSIDYPVPSAIKNAVQPKYRDVEGGSEEFMKMRYTAATCDPNDFTLKNGYDLRPRMYNRHTELLIAITYYNEDKVLLSRTLHGVMQNIRDIVNLKKSTFWNKGGPAWQKIVVCLVFDGIEKTDKAVLDVLATVGIYQDGVVKKDVDGKETVAHIFEYTSQLSVTPNQQLIRPVDDGPSTLPPVQFIFCLKQKNSKKINSHRWLFNAFGRILNPEVCILIDAGTKPSPRSLLALWEGFYNDKDLGGACGEIHAMLGKGGKKLLNPLVAVQNFEYKISNILDKPLESSFGYVSVLPGAFSAYRFRAIMGRPLEQYFHGDHTLSKILGKKGIDGMNIFKKNMFLAEDRILCFELVAKAGQKWHLSYIKAAKGETDVPEGAAEFISQRRRWLNGSFAASLYSLMHFGRMYKSGHNIIRMFFFHVQLIYNILQVMFTWFSLGSYYLTTTVIMDLVGTAVTSDDPDVARSGWPFGDTATPIVNALLKYLYLAFVILQFILALGNRPKGSKYTYIASFVVFGLIQSYILVLSMYLVVQAFQKPIGEQISLDSGEDFVASFFGGTNAAGVILVALVTIYGLNFIASFMYLDPWHMFTSFPHYLVLMSTYINILMVYAFNNWHDVSWGTKGSDSTEALPSAHVSKGEKDEAVVEEIDKPQEDIDSQFESTVKRALEPFKETPENEKPDIEDSYKSFRTGLVVSWLFSNTFLIIVITSDNFNSFGIGKTASARTASYFSFLLYSTAVLSLTVNRQTEEIVQTGAEPLDACWMCIRGKTVLLPALAHCYESAGVFHSGHVLSNKGHGTRQILDEVGGSSKLPANLAALQRACVLSWLSLHFFIYSDCCCSMLFNDRGLRQADKSGSSRSAPPGTFPSQDRKTPDRDDYLILNLLFNCLVTAQTPLIQENTIFHPGRVRALVPRLTLLTERPTNSSHQTPRQRSDKMLKIWSMKKEQQKAENADAAGGKKKKVTAAQLRVQKDLSELSLGSTMKTDFPDADDILHFTLTIEPDEGMYRTGRFTFTFDINQNFPHEPPKVRCKEKIYHPNIDLEGKVCLNILREDWKPVLNLNAVIVGLQFLFLEPNASDPLNKEAADDLRLNREGFKRNVRTAMGGGTVQGQSYDRTRGQPEFDTRDGRTGCWFAEGWNAHLKGRWASKASIVVRRLGRQDYKLQQVKVLARHQAQFRDSTSEGAAQKGSLMRRGRRKSIAGMQTALPCHGRRRSKHGELKPITGPIDSPIMQLSAGDRSTAVAAERGRRHRSTAVAGAHVVGSPLLHSTRLAGNNYPLSHLEDPLPNPGRFQTSSPPLAQASSRTTQQANPPTTKLGRSRGETLFSSSISSFFFLTIDLYGYPLHSLLPQHTVRMASRSFSKALRSPMARQLAAKPATQQRTFVAARQLVRASAQVNKAFVAPAQQQARGVKTMDFAGHKEDVYERADWPQEKLLEYFKDDTLALIGYGSQGHGQGLNLRDNGLNVIVGVRKNGQSWKDAQQDGWVPGKNLFDVDEAISRGTIVMNLLSDAAQSETWPAIKPQLVKGKTLYFSHGFSPVFKDVTHVDVPKDIDVILVAPKGSGRTVRSLFREGRGINSSFAVFQDVTGKAKEKAQALGVAIGSGYLYETTFEKEVYSDLYGERGCLMGGIHGMFLAQYEVLRERGHSPSEAFNETVEEATQSLYPLIGANGMDWMYEACSTTARRGAIDWSPKFKDALKPVFNSLYDAVKDGSETKRSLEYNSQKDYRQKFEAEMEEIRNLEIWRAGRAVRSLRPENQNLHLDFWDPSIPFLLLSMNTICRVMQGPKTDSSGPLILYTDCANCCWTETKLAPPRPRGGVVLHAAASFMAMLSPRSGLQKYSLRCSVKFEHAR, encoded by the exons ATGGGCCCCTTGGATATCCATGG TGCTAGTGCTGGTGCCTTTGCTCAGGTTGTGTTATTCAGTTATTCATCGTGCAAAAACGCGATGCCTGGGCTAAGCAGCGCTAAGCCACAGCTTCCCCAGTCTGTTGACATAAG ACTATGGGGCAGCCCagg AAAGAAGGAACGAACGACAGTACCTGTTCGGTACAACACAACATACGTAGCCAAGGCAG GGAAACAGGCTGGGGAGGGATGCAGAAGTGACTTCTCCTTTTCTCATGCCGCACCATCTCCATGTACCTT GAAACTGTCTGCTCGCTGCCGAGTCCCCATCCTCATCTTCGCCCACCTCAGCCCAGTCGGGCCAATCCTAGAGCTATTCTCATCCATCCTAACTACCTCAGCCATCCTCTCCACCTGGCGCTTCCACGCTCGCTCTCACCTAGCTGCAGGTTTCTGGTTCCCACCAAGCAAGGCCGCCAGCCCGTCAGGACCCTTTTTTAACCATTTGCTGCCCCATCCTGCATCACCACCCTCTCCCCTTCTACTCCTCCTGCCCCCCAGCCCTCCATCCATCTTTACAtccttctcttttttttcctccTTCGCTTCACCAATCGTTACTGGGGTTGTGGCTTTCTTGGCCGCACATCTCTCTAACCTACAGCGCCTTT CAATCATGGCTTACCGCGGGGGGCATGAAAACGATTACGATGGCGGCCACAATATGCAGGACCTTCCGCCTGGATCTGGCAGAGGA TACCATCTGCCTCCTCAAGATGAGGGAGTTGACGAAGCCGGCCAATCTCTTCTGAGAGACCCTCACGCACCTGCTCCCTACGAGAGCCACCTTGGAACAGGCGAGACCCCTGGCCGTCCAGTCTCCGCATACAGTCTCACAGAATCATACGCTCCTGGTGCCGGAGCTCGGACACCAGTTCCTGGCGAGACAGCTTTCGCGTCTGGCTACAGTAATGAGCTCGACTCGGATGCTGGTGGTTTTGGCTATGGAAACAGACCCCCCTCCACCGTGGATGCCGACGAGAGCTGGACCCGCAGACAGCAGCCCGGCAACCAAGGTGGCGGTCTGAAGCGTTACGCGACCCGTAAGATCAAGCTTACTCAGGGCTCCGTCCTGAGCATCGACTACCCAGTCCCCAGTGCCATCAAGAACGCTGTCCAGCCAAAGTACCGCGATGTTGAGGGCGGCAGCGAAGAGTTCATGAAGATGCGCTACACCGCCGCCACTTGCGACCCCAACGACTTCACCCTCAAGAATGGTTACGATTTGCGCCCGAGAATGTATAACCGACACACCGAGCTCCTCATCGCAATTACCTACTACAACGAAGACAAGGTGTTGCTCTCTAGAACTCTCCACGGTGTCATGCAGAATATTCGCGACATTGTCAACCTGAAGAAGTCTACCTTCTGGAACAAGGGTGGACCGGCTTGGCAGAAGATTGTCGTCTGTCTGGTTTTCGACGGTATCGAAAAGACCGACAAGGCCGTGTTGGACGTTCTCGCAACCGTTGGTATCTACCAGGATGGTGTCGTGAAGAAGGATGTCGACGGAAAGGAGACAGTCGCTCACATCTTCGAGTACACCTCTCAGTTGTCCGTCACGCCCAACCAGCAGCTTATCCGCCCCGTTGACGACGGCCCATCCACTCTCCCACCTGTGCAGTTCATTTTCTGCCTGAAGCAAAAGAACAGCAAGAAGATCAACTCTCACAGATGGCTTTTCAACGCCTTCGGCCGCATCTTGAACCCGGAAGTCTGCATTCTCATCGATGCTGGTACCAAGCCTAGTCCCCGCTCGCTGCTCGCGCTTTGGGAGGGCTTCTACAACGACAAGGACCTCGGTGGTGCTTGTGGTGAGATTCACGCCATGTTGGGCAAAGGCGGCAAGAAGCTGCTCAACCCCTTGGTTGCCGTCCAGAACTTCGAGTACAAGATCTCCAACATTTTGGATAAGCCTCTCGAGAGCTCTTTTGGATATGTCTCCGTGTTGCCCGGTGCTTTCTCCGCCTACCGCTTCCGCGCGATCATGGGTCGCCCGCTGGAGCAGTACTTCCACGGTGACCACACTCTTTCCAAGATCCTTGGTAAGAAGGGTATCGACGGAATGAACATTTTCAAGAAGAACATGTTCTTGGCAGAGGATCGTATTCTTTGCTTCGAGCTGGTCGCCAAGGCCGGCCAGAAGTGGCACTTGTCGTACATCAAGGCCGCCAAGGGTGAGACCGATGTTCCCGAGGGCGCTGCCGAGTTCATCTCTCAACGTCGTCGTTGGCTCAACGGTTCCTTCGCTGCCTCTCTGTACTCTCTCATGCACTTTGGTCGCATGTACAAGTCCGGCCACAACATTATCCGCATGTTCTTCTTCCACGTCCAGCTCATCTACAACATCCTCCAGGTTATGTTCACATGGTTCAGTTTGGGTTCCTACTACCTGACTACGACGGTCATCATGGATCTTGTCGGTACTGCCGTCACCTCCGACGACCCCGATGTGGCCCGCAGCGGTTGGCCCTTCGGAGACACCGCCACTCCTATCGTTAACGCCCTTCTTAAGTACCTCTACCTGGCCTTCGTTATTCTGCAGTTCATCTTGGCTTTGGGCAACAGACCCAAGGGTTCTAAGTACACCTACATCGCCTCTTTCGTCGTCTTCGGTCTCATTCAATCCTACATCCTGGTCCTTTCGATGTACTTGGTTGTCCAGGCCTTCCAGAAACCTATTGGCGAGCAGATCAGTCTCGACTCCGGTGAGGATTTCGTTGCTAGTTTCTTCGGAGGCACGAACGCTGCCGGTGTCATTCTCGTCGCCTTGGTCACTATCTACGGTCTAAACTTCATCGCTTCCTTCATGTACCTCGACCCCTGGCACATGTTTACCTCTTTCCCTCACTACCTGGTGCTCATGTCGACCTACATCAACATTCTCATGGTCTACGCCTTCAACAACTGGCACGATGTGTCTTGGGGTACAAAGGGTTCAGACAGTACCGAGGCTCTACCTTCTGCACACGTCAGCAAGGGCGAGAAGGATGAAGCTGTGGTAGAAGAAATCGACAAGCCGCAAGAGGATATCGACAGTCAATTCGAATCGACGGTCAAGCGTGCGCTGGAGCCTTTCAAGGAAACTCCAGAGAACGAGAAGCCGGACATCGAAGACTCGTACAAGTCTTTCCGTACCGGTCTGGTTGTGTCTTGGCTCTTCTCCAACACCTTCCTTATCATCGTCATTACGAGTGATAACTTCAACTCGTTCGGCATTGGC AAAACTGCATCAGCACGTACTGCTTCTTACTTCAGCTTCTTGCTGTACTCTACTGCCGTCTTGTCACTT ACGGTAAACAGACAAACAGAGGAGATTGTCCAAACAGGCGCCGAACCTCTCGACGCGTGTTGGATGTGTATCAGAGGGAAGACTGTACTCTTGCCAGCTTTGGCTCATTGCTACGAATCCGCTGGTGTTTTTCATTCTGGGCATGTGTTGAGTAATAAAGGACACGGGACTCGGCAGATTCTTGATGAAGTGGGCGGAAGCTCA AAGCTTCCGGCCAACTTGGCGGCT CTCCAGCGTGCTTGCGTCCTTTCATGGCTTTCTTTGCATTTCTTCATTTATTCAGATTGCTGTTGTTCAATGTTGTTCAACGACCGGGGTCTGAGGCAAGCTGACAAGAGTGGTTCTAG TCGGTCCGCTCCTCCAGGCACCTTCCCGTCCCAAGACCGCAAGACTCCGGACAGAGACGATTaccttatacttaacttGTTGTTCAACTGCTTGGTTACCGCGCAAACACCACTGATTCAGGAAAACACCATCTTCCACCCAGGTCGTGTGCGTGCCCTCGTTCCCCGTCTCACCCTTCTCACAGAGCGCCCCACCAACTCCTCCCACCAGACACCCCGCCAGAGATCGGACAAGATGCTAAAGATTTGGTCTATG AAGAAGGAGCAGCAGAAGGCTGAAAATGCCGACGCTGCGGGTGGCAAGAAGAAAAAGGTGACTGCCGCGCAACTTCGAGTGCAGAAAG ATCTCTCGGAACTATCTCTCGGATCAACAATGAAGACCGACTTCCCTGACGCTGACGACATTCTCCACTTCACGCTTACGATCGAGCCCGATGAGGGCATGTACCGGACCGGACGATTCACCTTCACATTCGACATCAACCAAAACTTCCCTCACGAGCCGCCAAAAGTCCGATGCAAGGAGAAGATCTACCACCCTAATATCGATCTGGAGGGCAAGGTTTGCCTGAACATTCTGCGCGAAGACTGGAAGCCCGTTCTCAACTTGAACGCGGTCATTGTCGGACTCCAA TTCCTGTTTCTCGAACCGAATGCCTCTGACCCTCTGAACAAGGAGGCTGCCGATGATCTAAGACTCAACCGCGAGGGTTTCAAGCGCAATGTCCGGACCGCGATGGGCGGTGGCACTGTCCAAGGGCAGAGCTACGACCGT ACAAGAGGCCAGCCCGAATTTGATACCAGAGACGGACGGACAGGCTGCTGGTTCGCGGAAGGGTGGAATGCACATCTGAAGGGTCGGTGGGCATCAAAAGCAAGCATCGTCGTCAGGCGTTTGGGGAGACAAGATTACAAATTACAACAGGTCAAGGTTCTGGCAAGACATCAAGCCCAGTTTAGAGATAGCACTAGCGAGGGCGCAGCACAGAAGGGTTCGTTGATGCGCCGTGGAAGGCGGAA AAGCATAGCTGGAATGCAAACAGCGTTGCCGTGTCACGGCAGGAGAAGAAGCAAACATGGAGAATTGAAGCCAATCACCGGGCCGATTGACTCCCCCATAATG CAGCTCAGCGCCGGCGACCGGTCAACAGCTGTAGCTGCAGAGAGAGGCCGAAGGCATAGGTCAACGGCCGTAGCCGGCGCCCA TGTGGTTGGCTCTCCCCTGCTCCACAGCACCCGCCTCGCCGGCAATAAC TACCCGCTCTCCCACTTGGAGGACCCCCTACCGAACCCCGGACGCTTCCAGACATCTTCCCCACCATTGGCACAGGCCAGCAGCAGGACGACGCAGCAGGCTAACCCACCAACGACCAAGCTGGGCCGAAGTCGGGG TGAAACTCTGTTTTCTTCATCCATAtcttccttcttcttccttacAATTGACTTGTACGGATACCCTCTCCACTCCCTCCTCCCCCAACACACAGTCAGAATGGCCTCCCGCAGCTTCTCCAAGGCGCTTCGTTCGCCAATGGCCCGCCAATTGGCGGCCAAGCCTGCTACTCAGCAGCGCACCTTCGTTGCTGCCCGCCAGCTCGTCCGCGCCTCTGCCCAGGTCAACAAGGCTTTCGTCGCTCCTGCTCAGCAGCAGGCTCGCGGTGTCAAGACCATGGACTTCGCCGGCCACAAGGAGGACGTCTACG AGCGTGCCGACTGGCCCCAGGAGAAGCTTCTT GAGTACTTCAAGGACGACACCCTCGCCCTCATCGGCTACGGCTCCCAGGGTCACGGCCAGGGTCTTAACCTCCGTGACAACGGCCTCAACGTCATCGTCGGTGTCCGCAAGAACGGCCAGTCCTGGAAGGACGCCCAGCAGGACGGCTGGGTTCCCGGCAAGAACCTCTTCGATGTCGATGAGGCCATCTCCCGCGGTACCATCGTCATGAACCTTCTCTCCGACGCCGCCCAGTCCGAGACCTGGCCCGCCATCAAGCCCCAGCTCGTCAAGGGCAAG ACCCTCTACTTCTCCCACGGCTTCTCCCCCGTCTTCAAGGACGTCACCCACGTCGACGTCCCCAAGGACATTGACGTCATCCTCGTCGCCCCCAAGGGCTCTGGCCGCACCGTCCGCTCCCTCTTCCGTGAGGGCCGTGGTATCAACTCTTCCTTCGCCGTCTTCCAGGACGTCACTGGCAAGGCCAAGGAGAAGGCCCAGGCTCTCGGTGTCGCCATCGGCTCCGGCTACCTCTACGAGACCACCTTCGAGAAGGAGGTCTACTCCGACCTGTACGGTGAGCGTGGCTGCCTCATGGGAGGTATCCACGGCATGTTCCTCGCCCAGTACGAGGTTCTCCGTGAGCGCGGCCACTCCCCCTCCGAGGCTTTCAACGAGACTGTCGAGGAGGCCACCCAGTCCCTGTACCCCCTGATCGGTGCCAACGGCATGGACTGGATGTACGAGGCCTGCTCCACCACCGCCCGCCGCGGTGCCATCGACTGGTCCCCCAAGTTCAAGGACGCCCTCAAGCCCGTCTTCAACAGCCTGTACGACGCCGTCAAGGATGGCTCCGAGACCAAACGCTCTCTGGAGTACAACTCCCAGAAGGACTACCGCCAGAAGTTCGAGGCTGAGATGGAGGAGATCCGCAACCTTGAGATCTGGAGAGCCGGCAGAGCCGTCCG CTCTCTGCGTCCCGAGAACCAGAA TTTGCATCTTGACTTTTGGGATCCTTCAATACCATTTCTTTTGCTGTCCATGAACACAAT ATGTCGGGTTATGCAGGGACCCAAGACTGACTCGTCAGGCCCGTTGATACTTTACACAGATTGCGCTAACTGCTGCTGGACCGAGACCAAATTGGCACCCCCACGTCCGCG CGGCGGTGTGGTGTTGCATGCGGCCGCAAGTTTCATGGCGATGTTGAGTCCACGGTCAGGACTTCAGAAGTACAGCCTCCGATGCTCGGTCAAGTTCGAGCACGCTCGGTAA
- a CDS encoding Ras-2 protein, with amino-acid sequence MAGKMVLYKLVVLGDGGVGKTALTIQLCLQHFVETYDPTIEDSYRKQVVIDGQACMLEVLDTAGQEEYTALRDQWIRDGEGFVLVYSISSRSSFSRIKRFHHQIQRVKESCASSPSYPGSPISAASPQAPVPIMLVGNKSDRVTEREVSTQEGHALARELGCEFVEASAKNCINVEKAFYDVVRILRRQRQAASRPQPGGRSSTRPINGDAGARYDDKEGGDRYRRKVGRREGKSKCVVL; translated from the exons ATGGCAGGAAAAATGGTGCTGTACAAGTTGGTGGTCCTGGGCGACGGCGGCGTGGGGAAGACCGCTTTGACAATCCAGCTCTGCCTGCAACACTTCGTGGAAACA TACGACCCCACGATCGAAGATTCGTACCGCAAGCAAGTTGTCATTGATGGGCAAGCATGCATGTTGGAAGTTCTCGATACTGCCGGCCAAGAAGAGTACACAGCCCTTCGAGATCAATGGATCCGAGATGGAGAAGGATTCGTTCTCGTCTATAGCATCTCATCACGATCTTCGTTTTCACGGATCAAGCGGTTTCATCATCAGATCCAGCGAGTCAAGGAGTCATGTGCATCCTCACCGTCATACCCGGGCTCGCCAATCTCTGCAGCCAGCCCACAAGCGCCTGTACCAATTATGCTGGTCGGCAATAAGAGCGACAGAGTCACCGAGAGAGAAGTTTCGACACAAGAAGGACATGCCCTGGCCCGCGAGCTGGGCTGCGAATTCGTCGAGGCCTCGGCCAAGAACTGCATAAACGTCGAGAAGGCCTTCTATGACGTTGTCAGAATATTGAGGAGGCAGCGACAGGCCGCCTCGAGGCCGCAGCCCGGCGGACGAAGCAGCACTCGGCCTATCAATGGCGATGCCGGAGCGAGATACGACGACAAGGAGGGTGGCGACCGCTATCGTCGCAAAGTGGGCAGAAGGGAAGGGAAGAGTAAATGTGTCGTCTTGTGA